Below is a genomic region from bacterium.
CGTTCATTACGTTCTCGAATGAGCGAGTGAGGGACTCAACAGAACCCACTACCTCTGGATTGTTGAGCTTGTCTTTTGTCTGCCCCTGAAATTGCAATTGACTGATCGCACCAGGGATATTCACAGAGAGAATACAGACAATCCCCTCTCTCACGTCTTCCGCAACAATCTTAACCCCTCGCGGCAAGAGATTATGCACTGAGATATAATTTCGAACGGCCTTCACAATTCCTGAACGGAATCCATCAGCATGACTACCGCCACCACGAGTGTGAATTCCATTTACGTAAGAAAGGACTCGCTCGGCCGTTCCTTCTGTCCAGCAAAACGCAGCTTCAATCCGAATCCCTTCCTCTTGCTCTAACACGAATCGTTCGTCCCCAATCGGGGTTTGTTTTGATTCTGCCAGCAAAAGAGAAAGGTAGGACTGCACGCCATCATCGAAGAAAAACTCTGCTTCAGAGCCAGAGATCTCATTCTTAAATACAAGTGTGAGCCCCTTATTCAAGAAGGCTTTCTCTCTCAACATCTGTTCGATTTCTGTGGCAGAAAATTCAGTAACTCTAAAAATTTCTGGATCAGGTCGAAACTGAATACTCGTACCGTGCTTCCGAATCTTCTTTCCCTTCTTTACAGGACCACGAGCCTTTCCACGTGAGAAAGATTGCGACCATTCAAATCCATCTCGCCAAACTGTTGCATGAAACTCATCTGAAAGTGCGTTTACAACAGAAGCACCGACTCCGTGCAAACCGCCGGCCGAGGCGTAGTTTCTTTCTGAAAACTTACCGCCAGCATGAAGAGTCGTAAGAATAACCTCCAGGGCAGACTTTTTGAGCTTCGGATGCCGGTCTACAGGAATTCCCCGGCCATTATCGGTCAGTGTAATACAGTCACCCTCCCGATGGAGAATCACCTCAATTTTATCGGCGTATCCATTCATAGCCTCATCAACCGAATTGTCTAGAATTTCACGGACCAAGTGGTGCAAGCCTGCCTTTTCCGTTCCACCAATGTACATTCCTGGTCTTCTACGAACGGGATCTAACCCCTCTAAGACCTCAATATCCTGGGCGGCGTAGGATTTCTTTGCGCTCATTGCATTTCCTCAACAGTCATAATTCCTCCTCGAGCAACCACCTTCT
It encodes:
- a CDS encoding type IIA DNA topoisomerase subunit B, producing MSAKKSYAAQDIEVLEGLDPVRRRPGMYIGGTEKAGLHHLVREILDNSVDEAMNGYADKIEVILHREGDCITLTDNGRGIPVDRHPKLKKSALEVILTTLHAGGKFSERNYASAGGLHGVGASVVNALSDEFHATVWRDGFEWSQSFSRGKARGPVKKGKKIRKHGTSIQFRPDPEIFRVTEFSATEIEQMLREKAFLNKGLTLVFKNEISGSEAEFFFDDGVQSYLSLLLAESKQTPIGDERFVLEQEEGIRIEAAFCWTEGTAERVLSYVNGIHTRGGGSHADGFRSGIVKAVRNYISVHNLLPRGVKIVAEDVREGIVCILSVNIPGAISQLQFQGQTKDKLNNPEVVGSVESLTRSFENVMNENPNLAAMLVERVVLAAKARVAARAASQNVSRKIGAHRRLNLPGKLADCSSTNPSNSEIFIVEGDSAGGTAKQGRDRKTQAILPLRGKVLNTISATADKVAANKELQDLASALGCGIGDKFQLAKLRYAKVVILTDADADGMHIAALLMAFFYRFMRPLLDEGHLYLGLSPLYRIRFGSGKSEELHWVYSEEEKDHVLKTSKKKNPHITRFKGLGEMNSGTLWDTTLNPKTRKLLKIQIDDVAEADAMLESLFGKDSSGRYELIQEHAPRLELDL